In Pseudoalteromonas carrageenovora IAM 12662, the following proteins share a genomic window:
- a CDS encoding bifunctional diguanylate cyclase/phosphodiesterase — MTNSLRNRITILCVGLVLLTTLVSLLSFWWSTSKFQEEKVNQDINVAQSVYKQYLKSKESLLLTAAKVLTSDFGFKQAVATRDAGTISSVLFNHSQRIDAELMLLLDLSGKLISANTNEDAFAHNLQPLMEELLSAPEESSFVVLNNALYQVILLPVRAPRTVAYSLVGFKIDDGVANELKSLTSMDVSFIGSADEIVISSLAKRPTPFEPVSYFNTVTTTRFFGEYLVYRNLDIELASLASHPIIILLSADLTQSYTDFENLLFTLIILAILTMFVGVITSSLFANNLTTPLSQLSVIAKQFAQGNYSFEFKGKKQSTEIATLVAAFDSVGNDINEREQQISFQARHDSLTGFYNRSAMLEVLDDELDAKAEYTLVAIDIKGLRHINDKLGPRIGDDCLKAVACRISEFSDELGGFHARIGGDEFLTVFPTGAARDQKSGIVGLMAQLQACYTIQKLKISLRFSAGIVQYPAQGMASDDLMRRVLIAVESAASNQESIHYYKNGEDEAHLERLIMLDELKQAISDDDGQLFMTYQPKLHMVTQKIDKVESLIRWQRKDGSWVNPELFIDLAEQSGLIVELTAWVVNTVVSQVADWQNKGINLQAAINVSAQDIAFPGFHSALVRTLKKHNVAPSLITIELTERDMIENEEKGIKALQNLKEVGVKISLDDYGVGQTSLGRLKMLPIDELKLDKCFILKLDESQKDQFIVQSSITLGHQLGFSVVAEGVETLDSLNLLKEMKCDHAQGYYLSRPLKADLLEEWLKEYYEKN; from the coding sequence ATGACTAATAGTTTACGAAACCGTATAACCATTTTATGTGTAGGCTTAGTGTTATTAACCACTTTGGTCAGTTTGCTCAGTTTTTGGTGGTCTACAAGTAAGTTTCAAGAAGAAAAAGTAAATCAAGATATTAATGTTGCACAAAGTGTTTATAAGCAATATCTAAAATCTAAAGAAAGCTTACTGCTGACGGCTGCAAAGGTGCTTACTTCCGACTTTGGCTTTAAGCAAGCGGTTGCTACGCGCGATGCGGGCACTATAAGTAGTGTGTTGTTTAACCATAGCCAGCGTATTGATGCAGAGCTAATGTTACTGCTCGATTTGTCGGGCAAGTTAATTTCGGCTAATACTAACGAAGATGCTTTTGCACATAATTTACAACCACTAATGGAAGAGCTATTAAGTGCACCTGAAGAGTCGAGCTTTGTGGTTCTTAACAATGCGCTTTACCAGGTTATTTTACTGCCTGTTAGAGCACCGCGTACGGTAGCCTATAGTTTGGTGGGTTTTAAAATAGATGACGGTGTGGCTAATGAGCTAAAAAGCTTAACCTCAATGGATGTTAGTTTTATTGGCAGTGCTGATGAGATAGTTATTAGCTCTTTAGCAAAGCGACCAACCCCATTTGAACCTGTTTCTTATTTTAATACTGTTACTACAACACGCTTTTTTGGCGAGTATTTAGTGTATCGAAATTTAGATATAGAGCTGGCCTCGTTAGCGAGCCATCCAATTATTATTTTATTAAGTGCCGATTTAACACAAAGCTATACAGACTTCGAAAACCTGCTTTTTACACTCATTATTTTAGCTATTTTAACGATGTTTGTAGGGGTAATAACCAGTAGTTTATTTGCAAATAATTTAACCACACCGTTATCTCAGCTTTCTGTAATAGCTAAGCAATTTGCGCAAGGTAATTATAGCTTTGAGTTTAAAGGCAAAAAGCAAAGTACAGAAATAGCCACCTTAGTTGCCGCATTCGATAGCGTGGGTAACGATATAAATGAGCGTGAGCAACAAATTAGCTTTCAGGCTCGCCATGATTCTCTTACCGGTTTTTATAATCGCTCGGCTATGCTTGAAGTACTTGATGATGAGCTTGATGCCAAAGCCGAATACACGTTAGTTGCCATTGATATAAAAGGCCTGCGCCATATTAACGATAAACTAGGCCCACGTATTGGTGATGATTGCTTAAAAGCCGTGGCGTGTAGAATAAGCGAATTTTCAGATGAGTTAGGTGGTTTTCATGCCCGTATTGGTGGGGATGAATTTTTAACGGTATTTCCTACTGGTGCAGCTCGGGATCAAAAAAGTGGCATTGTAGGTTTAATGGCTCAATTGCAAGCTTGTTATACCATTCAAAAGCTAAAAATTAGCTTACGTTTTAGCGCAGGAATTGTGCAGTACCCTGCACAAGGGATGGCAAGTGACGATTTAATGCGCCGCGTACTTATTGCAGTAGAAAGCGCTGCTAGCAATCAAGAAAGCATTCACTATTATAAAAATGGCGAAGACGAAGCTCATCTAGAGCGATTAATTATGCTTGATGAGCTAAAACAAGCGATTAGCGATGACGATGGGCAGCTGTTTATGACCTATCAGCCTAAATTACATATGGTTACCCAAAAAATAGATAAAGTAGAGTCACTTATTCGCTGGCAGCGTAAAGATGGCAGCTGGGTAAACCCTGAGTTATTTATTGATTTAGCCGAGCAGTCGGGGCTTATTGTTGAACTAACAGCTTGGGTAGTTAATACCGTGGTTTCTCAAGTTGCTGATTGGCAAAATAAAGGCATTAATTTACAAGCGGCTATTAACGTATCTGCACAAGATATTGCATTTCCGGGTTTTCATTCAGCGCTGGTGCGCACTCTTAAAAAGCATAACGTAGCGCCTAGTTTGATCACAATTGAGCTGACCGAACGCGATATGATCGAAAATGAAGAAAAAGGCATAAAAGCGCTACAAAATTTAAAAGAGGTTGGTGTAAAAATATCGCTTGATGATTATGGTGTGGGGCAAACATCGCTTGGGCGATTAAAAATGTTACCTATTGATGAGCTAAAATTAGATAAGTGCTTTATTTTAAAACTAGATGAATCTCAAAAAGATCAATTTATAGTACAGTCATCAATTACGCTAGGTCATCAACTGGGGTTTTCGGTGGTAGCTGAGGGCGTAGAAACTTTAGACTCATTAAATCTACTTAAAGAAATGAAATGTGATCATGCGCAAGGTTATTACCTAAGTAGACCTTTAAAAGCAGACCTATTAGAAGAGTGGCTAAAGGAATATTATGAAAAGAATTAA
- a CDS encoding DUF3034 family protein produces the protein MKRIKCLLAGLLLTTSFSSLASNGKLLATPGVSQIEGSGGGGIVPWAQLAGYASEDEFSVNGFCSRADVTDYTLDVCGAQLNLFNRIELSYAQQRFDVPALDTEIEQSITGAKIRLYGDIVYSDWPQLSLGLQHKSLDDGAVATLVGAQDTSGTDYYLAASKLHLGAIAGYNWFWNVTTRYSEANQLGLLGYGGSNGSGKVLFEGSTALFFSREVAVGIEYRQKNNNLNLGEQDWKDLFVAWMPNKHVSVTAAYLDLGSIAGADDQTGWYLSVTGYW, from the coding sequence ATGAAAAGAATTAAGTGTTTATTGGCAGGATTGCTTTTAACGACTAGTTTTTCTAGCCTAGCGAGTAATGGAAAGCTATTAGCCACACCGGGTGTTTCTCAAATTGAAGGCAGTGGTGGCGGTGGTATTGTTCCGTGGGCACAACTAGCCGGTTACGCAAGCGAAGATGAGTTTTCTGTAAATGGTTTTTGTAGCCGTGCAGATGTAACTGATTACACTCTTGATGTGTGCGGTGCACAACTTAATCTATTTAATAGAATAGAGCTTAGCTATGCTCAGCAACGATTTGATGTACCCGCGCTTGATACCGAAATAGAGCAATCTATCACGGGTGCTAAAATTCGTTTATACGGTGATATAGTTTACAGCGATTGGCCACAATTAAGCTTAGGTTTACAGCATAAATCGCTTGATGATGGCGCAGTAGCAACACTTGTAGGTGCACAAGATACTAGCGGAACTGATTATTACTTAGCGGCAAGTAAATTACATTTAGGCGCTATTGCGGGCTATAACTGGTTTTGGAATGTAACCACACGCTATAGCGAAGCTAATCAACTTGGTTTACTTGGTTATGGTGGGTCAAATGGTAGCGGTAAAGTGTTATTTGAAGGCAGCACCGCACTATTTTTTAGCCGTGAAGTGGCTGTAGGTATTGAGTATCGCCAAAAAAATAATAACCTTAATTTAGGCGAGCAAGACTGGAAAGATCTGTTTGTAGCCTGGATGCCCAATAAACATGTGAGTGTGACAGCGGCATACCTTGATTTAGGTAGTATTGCTGGTGCGGACGATCAAACGGGCTGGTATTTATCGGTTACAGGGTATTGGTAA
- a CDS encoding group I truncated hemoglobin yields MKSVAIFFICIILLNGCSSSTQLSLYQKLDGKAGLARIVDSFIYQIGNDEQVIHYFEHSNIAHFRQGFITHICMLVEGPCEYDGDSMVAIHTGMHITEKDFNHVVDLLINAMNEQNINHNLQNEILSRMAPLRSEIIKI; encoded by the coding sequence ATGAAAAGCGTCGCTATTTTTTTTATATGTATAATTTTACTAAACGGGTGTTCAAGCTCTACGCAGCTATCGCTTTATCAAAAGCTAGATGGCAAAGCCGGTTTGGCTCGAATAGTTGACAGCTTTATTTATCAAATAGGTAATGACGAGCAAGTTATACACTACTTTGAGCACAGTAATATAGCGCATTTTAGGCAAGGGTTTATTACGCATATATGTATGTTAGTAGAAGGCCCATGTGAATACGATGGCGACTCTATGGTGGCAATTCATACGGGTATGCATATAACGGAAAAAGACTTTAATCATGTAGTCGATTTACTAATAAATGCTATGAATGAGCAAAATATAAACCATAATTTACAAAATGAGATTCTTTCTCGAATGGCCCCTTTACGCAGTGAAATTATAAAAATATAG
- a CDS encoding CDP-glycerol glycerophosphotransferase family protein produces MNVIFDTQSLYYLPQYVPVFKKLSEKGIKSKFVFYKNSHKHLIQRVIDDYNLDHIWVDDQLQAMDFYEQEKADWVFFANSFSYLERLHKVSKSAQLGHGIGPKSSYYTKSNKAMTVRFVEGAYRLARLESMYPDDKFIDVGFCKLDPIFNNEKIDGALELNNFSDEKQTLLYAPTFYPSSLELFPKNWPEHFGNYNILIKPHYFSISKERYKKHVKLLEHWATYPNVYLAKVEDYSLVPFLDKADLLISDASSALFEFALLNKPVIWCDFLKLRWGYRGIFSYRFKKRMDRDYGEYANLAVHAKKYKGLKKIVEQQLAEPESLANIRLSLSEKLAGKVDGKASQRIVQYLMENN; encoded by the coding sequence ATGAATGTAATTTTTGACACACAAAGCCTTTATTACCTACCTCAATATGTTCCTGTTTTTAAAAAACTCTCCGAGAAAGGCATCAAAAGTAAATTTGTATTTTATAAAAATAGCCATAAGCATTTAATCCAACGTGTTATAGATGATTATAATCTAGATCATATATGGGTTGATGATCAGCTCCAGGCGATGGATTTTTATGAGCAAGAAAAGGCTGATTGGGTCTTTTTTGCGAATTCCTTTAGTTACTTAGAACGATTACATAAAGTGTCTAAAAGTGCACAGCTTGGGCATGGGATTGGTCCTAAATCAAGTTATTACACTAAATCAAACAAAGCGATGACAGTTAGGTTTGTTGAGGGTGCATACAGACTTGCTCGTTTAGAGTCTATGTACCCTGATGATAAATTTATTGACGTAGGCTTTTGTAAATTAGACCCTATTTTTAACAATGAAAAAATTGATGGCGCTTTAGAACTTAATAACTTTAGTGATGAAAAACAAACACTTCTCTATGCTCCAACCTTTTATCCGAGTAGTTTAGAGTTATTTCCTAAAAATTGGCCGGAACATTTTGGCAATTACAACATCTTAATAAAACCTCACTATTTTTCTATTAGTAAAGAACGTTATAAAAAGCACGTGAAATTGCTCGAGCATTGGGCTACATATCCAAATGTATATTTGGCAAAAGTAGAAGATTATTCTTTAGTGCCCTTTTTAGATAAAGCTGATTTATTAATCAGTGATGCTTCGTCTGCTTTATTTGAATTTGCTTTGTTAAACAAGCCCGTTATTTGGTGTGACTTTTTAAAGTTAAGATGGGGCTACAGAGGAATATTCTCATATCGATTTAAAAAGCGAATGGATCGCGATTATGGTGAATATGCCAATTTGGCCGTACATGCTAAAAAGTATAAAGGTTTGAAAAAAATAGTAGAGCAACAACTCGCTGAACCCGAGAGTTTAGCTAATATCAGGTTGTCTTTATCTGAAAAGCTAGCCGGAAAAGTTGACGGTAAGGCCAGTCAGAGAATCGTACAATACCTGATGGAAAATAATTAA
- a CDS encoding adenylyltransferase/cytidyltransferase family protein, whose amino-acid sequence MKKIGYTTGVFDLFHIGHLNILKRAKLECDYLIVGVTTDELSMSAKNKEPVIPFQERMEIVEAIKFVDEVVPQVNYDKEEAWNNLKFDKMFVGDDWKGTEKWKKIEADFAKFNVEICYFSYTSHTSSTKLRNVLDKIEQKK is encoded by the coding sequence ATGAAAAAAATTGGATATACCACGGGTGTTTTTGACCTATTTCATATTGGTCATTTAAATATTCTAAAAAGAGCCAAACTAGAGTGTGACTATTTAATTGTAGGTGTAACTACAGATGAATTAAGTATGTCGGCTAAAAATAAAGAGCCAGTTATTCCTTTTCAAGAACGTATGGAAATAGTTGAAGCTATAAAATTTGTAGATGAGGTTGTCCCTCAGGTTAATTACGACAAAGAAGAAGCTTGGAACAATTTAAAGTTTGATAAAATGTTTGTAGGTGATGATTGGAAAGGGACTGAAAAATGGAAAAAAATAGAAGCAGATTTTGCTAAGTTCAATGTTGAAATTTGTTATTTTTCTTACACCTCACATACATCAAGTACTAAGTTGCGTAACGTTTTAGATAAAATTGAACAAAAAAAATAA
- a CDS encoding sulfurtransferase, with protein MKNLITCQQLHEQLDDPALIIFDAGMLRPGVLGTYKVDKVLPGAQRFDIKTELADTTSAIPNTLCSSEQLTQVMQKAGVNDDSFIVVYEQDDLFSAARAWWMLKAMGFDNVKVLSGGLKKWLKCGYSTQSAYRIPTKKGNFVANLAPGYFIDQQQVLHSIDDTSTLMLDARAYKRFTGEDPEPRKGMRSGHIPNSCSLAFTDLLNEGESKPIDELKAKFNEVAGDTQQLQFSCGSGITACVLALLAVECGYSNLSVYDGSWSEWGASDSLPIATGSIKLL; from the coding sequence ATGAAAAACTTAATTACCTGCCAGCAGCTACATGAACAACTTGATGATCCTGCATTAATTATTTTTGATGCAGGCATGTTGCGCCCCGGTGTTTTAGGGACTTATAAAGTAGATAAAGTACTGCCAGGAGCACAGCGTTTTGATATTAAAACCGAGCTTGCAGATACTACCAGCGCTATACCTAACACCCTATGCAGCAGTGAGCAGTTAACTCAAGTAATGCAAAAAGCAGGAGTAAATGACGATTCGTTTATAGTTGTTTATGAACAAGATGATTTATTTAGTGCTGCTAGAGCGTGGTGGATGCTAAAGGCTATGGGCTTTGATAATGTCAAAGTGCTCAGCGGTGGCTTAAAAAAATGGCTTAAATGCGGTTACAGCACCCAAAGCGCTTATCGTATTCCAACAAAGAAAGGTAACTTTGTTGCTAATTTAGCACCGGGTTATTTTATTGATCAGCAGCAAGTGCTTCACAGCATAGATGATACAAGTACGTTAATGTTAGATGCACGTGCCTATAAGCGCTTTACGGGTGAAGACCCCGAGCCTAGAAAGGGAATGCGAAGCGGTCATATTCCTAATAGTTGCTCATTGGCGTTCACCGATTTATTAAATGAAGGTGAGTCTAAACCTATTGATGAACTCAAGGCTAAATTTAATGAAGTAGCCGGAGATACTCAACAACTCCAATTTAGTTGTGGCTCAGGTATTACAGCCTGTGTATTAGCACTGCTTGCTGTAGAATGTGGATATAGCAATTTAAGTGTTTACGACGGTTCGTGGAGCGAATGGGGAGCAAGTGATTCACTGCCAATTGCAACGGGTAGTATTAAATTGCTGTAG
- a CDS encoding DUF5522 domain-containing protein has protein sequence MTQINCSQCNTALNCNVSDITACWCNQLPAILPLDSSATSCLCTRCTLSKINVYLESIYTQPIKAQIEFAKKFRGNDNLIEGLDYTMQNGYMVFSKWFFLKRGTCCKNGCKNCPYGYKK, from the coding sequence ATGACTCAAATAAACTGCAGCCAATGTAATACAGCGCTTAACTGTAATGTAAGTGATATAACCGCATGTTGGTGTAACCAGTTACCCGCTATTTTACCGCTAGATAGCAGTGCAACAAGCTGTTTATGCACTCGCTGTACGCTTAGTAAAATTAATGTTTATTTGGAAAGTATTTATACCCAACCAATTAAAGCTCAAATTGAATTTGCTAAAAAGTTTAGAGGTAATGACAATTTAATAGAAGGGCTAGATTACACCATGCAAAATGGCTACATGGTATTCAGTAAGTGGTTTTTTTTAAAACGCGGGACGTGCTGTAAAAATGGCTGTAAAAACTGCCCATATGGCTATAAAAAATAG
- a CDS encoding class 1 fructose-bisphosphatase, translated as MRRLPPVLLEDGCPRELLSLIRTILAACKEISFRVGQGALSGVLGSTLDENIQGETQKKLDVLSNQLLKDILLESGTVKAIASEEEDYTVAGNQDAKYIVAFDPLDGSSNTDINSLVGTIFSIMEAPEGSDAADQSIFMQPGHKQVAAGYVLYGPSTMLALTTGKGTRMFTLDKTQGSFLLTEDFATIPADTNEFAINASNQRHWQSAMQNYINDLLEGDTGPRAKNFNMRWIAAMVGDVHRVLSRGGLFTYPTDTKDPNKPNKLRLLYEANPMAMLVEQAGGIASTGTERIMDIQPDAIHQRVAVILGSKNEVETCLRYHK; from the coding sequence ATGCGAAGACTCCCTCCAGTATTACTAGAAGACGGTTGCCCAAGAGAACTTTTGTCGTTAATTAGAACCATTTTAGCGGCATGTAAAGAAATTTCGTTTCGTGTTGGCCAAGGCGCACTTTCAGGCGTGTTAGGCTCAACCCTTGATGAAAACATTCAAGGCGAAACTCAAAAAAAGCTCGATGTGCTATCTAATCAGCTATTAAAAGATATTTTACTGGAATCAGGCACAGTTAAAGCAATTGCCTCTGAAGAAGAAGATTACACTGTTGCCGGTAATCAAGACGCTAAATACATTGTTGCATTTGACCCACTTGATGGCTCATCAAACACCGATATAAACTCGCTGGTTGGTACTATATTTTCGATTATGGAAGCGCCTGAAGGCTCAGATGCTGCAGATCAAAGCATATTTATGCAGCCAGGCCACAAGCAAGTTGCAGCAGGCTATGTACTTTACGGCCCATCAACTATGCTTGCCCTTACAACAGGTAAAGGCACACGCATGTTTACCCTTGATAAAACCCAAGGTAGTTTTTTACTAACAGAAGACTTTGCCACAATACCTGCCGATACCAACGAATTTGCCATTAATGCGTCAAACCAGCGCCATTGGCAGAGCGCTATGCAAAACTACATAAATGATTTGTTAGAAGGCGATACAGGCCCGCGCGCTAAAAACTTTAATATGCGCTGGATTGCAGCCATGGTGGGCGACGTGCACCGTGTACTTAGCCGTGGTGGTTTATTTACTTACCCTACAGATACTAAAGATCCAAATAAACCAAATAAATTACGCTTACTTTACGAAGCAAACCCAATGGCTATGCTTGTAGAGCAAGCCGGTGGAATAGCCTCAACAGGTACCGAGCGCATTATGGATATACAACCAGATGCCATCCACCAGCGTGTAGCGGTTATTTTAGGTTCTAAAAACGAAGTAGAAACGTGCTTGAGATATCATAAGTAA
- a CDS encoding zinc-dependent metalloprotease: MKKIPLISYIFFTVLCSIITQAHAAIKSIDEFTTQMNHFPGYYSFFYDTQNGKVYLKVDKFEQQFLLQQSLPYGIGSNDIGLDRGQLGNTHLVQFERFGDKVMLRAVNTYYRANTSNKAEQQSIKEAFASSILAGFKVVAQDNSTALIDYTPYLLSDVHGVSRKLAARKQGNFSLDESRSVVYMKRSKAFLKNTELEAVLTFKGTKPGEFVRQVSADPYALTVHMHHSLIKLPDDNYTPRKFNPQSGFWSIEHKDYAAPLGESMFVRYIPRHRLAKKDPSLPISEPVEPIVYYLDPGVPEPVKSALLEGGKWWNDAFSASGYKNAFLVKVLPSNADPMDIRYNVIQWVHRATRGWSYGSSVIDPRTGEILKGHVTLGSLRVRQDILIAEALAAPYLKGNEVAKNLQAMALDRIRQLSAHEIGHTLGISHNFAASVGDRASVMDYPHPLLSFNEQGKLDVTRGYAKGMGAWDTQVIKYGYSDFTNQDESAELAAILKENKAKGLEFISDSDARAKGGAHPTAHLWDNGTNPSQELLRVLDVRKKALSQFGINNIKTGDALSQLEEKLVPLYLFHRFQVEAAVKLISGVNYEYELRGDAPVKGAQVVSKEQQQEAVNAILATLKPANLLLPESVLSLIPPKAYGESKSRESIIGRTGLTLDAMALPEVAVEHSLSLLLNPQRLNRLAQQQARSNDFYSLDSMLEQLYKQIFNVSSPNTMAGKITQRTQYLTAKAFADLVASNNVSPEVQAQVRYYLVKLGEDFNQNSMLSHTSTGESAFKQFLAEQIKLFLIKGEWPSNFEALPIPPGSPI, translated from the coding sequence ATGAAAAAAATACCACTAATAAGTTACATATTCTTTACTGTGCTGTGCTCTATCATAACTCAAGCGCACGCAGCAATTAAGTCAATTGATGAATTTACTACGCAAATGAATCACTTTCCGGGCTACTATTCGTTTTTTTACGATACCCAAAACGGCAAAGTTTATTTAAAAGTAGATAAGTTTGAACAACAATTTTTACTTCAGCAAAGCTTGCCATACGGGATTGGTTCGAACGATATTGGCCTAGATAGAGGCCAACTTGGAAATACTCACCTTGTACAGTTTGAACGTTTTGGCGATAAAGTAATGCTGCGCGCTGTAAATACTTACTACCGTGCTAATACTAGTAATAAAGCTGAGCAGCAAAGTATTAAAGAGGCGTTTGCATCAAGTATACTCGCAGGCTTTAAAGTGGTTGCACAAGATAATTCCACCGCACTGATTGACTACACGCCTTATTTATTAAGTGATGTACACGGTGTAAGCCGAAAGCTTGCTGCGCGTAAACAAGGTAACTTTAGCCTTGATGAGTCACGAAGCGTGGTTTACATGAAGCGTTCAAAAGCGTTTTTAAAAAACACCGAGCTTGAAGCGGTACTCACCTTTAAGGGCACAAAGCCGGGTGAGTTTGTTCGCCAAGTAAGTGCCGACCCATACGCACTTACGGTGCATATGCATCATTCACTAATTAAATTACCAGACGATAACTACACGCCGCGCAAGTTTAACCCGCAATCTGGCTTTTGGAGTATTGAGCATAAAGATTACGCAGCCCCGCTTGGCGAGTCTATGTTTGTGCGCTATATACCGCGCCATCGCCTAGCTAAAAAAGATCCAAGCCTACCTATTAGTGAACCCGTAGAGCCTATTGTTTACTACCTAGATCCAGGGGTTCCTGAGCCAGTTAAAAGCGCTTTATTAGAAGGTGGTAAATGGTGGAATGATGCATTTAGTGCTTCAGGGTACAAAAACGCATTTTTAGTAAAAGTTTTACCAAGTAATGCAGACCCTATGGATATTCGTTATAACGTAATTCAGTGGGTACACCGCGCTACACGTGGTTGGTCATACGGAAGCTCTGTAATAGACCCTCGTACAGGTGAAATATTAAAAGGGCATGTAACACTTGGTTCGCTGCGTGTACGCCAAGATATATTAATAGCCGAAGCACTGGCCGCCCCCTATTTAAAAGGTAATGAGGTCGCTAAAAATTTACAGGCTATGGCGCTTGACCGTATTCGCCAATTAAGTGCACACGAAATTGGCCACACGTTAGGGATTTCTCATAACTTTGCAGCATCAGTAGGTGATAGAGCCTCTGTTATGGACTACCCACACCCACTACTTAGTTTTAATGAACAAGGTAAGCTTGATGTAACGCGCGGCTACGCAAAAGGCATGGGCGCATGGGATACCCAAGTAATTAAATATGGCTACAGCGACTTTACCAATCAAGACGAAAGCGCTGAGCTTGCAGCAATATTAAAAGAGAATAAAGCTAAAGGCCTTGAGTTTATATCAGATAGCGACGCTCGTGCTAAAGGTGGTGCACACCCAACTGCCCATTTATGGGATAACGGTACCAATCCATCACAAGAGCTATTAAGAGTGCTCGACGTTCGTAAAAAAGCGCTTTCGCAGTTTGGAATAAATAACATTAAAACGGGTGATGCACTTTCGCAATTAGAAGAAAAACTAGTGCCGCTTTATTTATTTCACCGCTTTCAAGTAGAGGCTGCAGTTAAGTTAATTTCAGGCGTAAATTATGAGTACGAACTACGAGGTGATGCCCCCGTAAAAGGCGCGCAAGTTGTTTCAAAAGAGCAGCAGCAAGAAGCCGTTAACGCTATTTTAGCCACGCTCAAGCCTGCCAATTTATTACTACCAGAATCGGTACTTTCACTTATTCCACCAAAGGCATATGGCGAGTCTAAATCGCGCGAAAGCATAATAGGGCGTACGGGCTTAACTCTTGATGCTATGGCACTACCTGAAGTTGCCGTAGAGCATAGTTTATCGCTTTTATTAAATCCGCAACGCTTAAACCGGTTAGCGCAGCAACAAGCACGCAGTAACGATTTTTATAGCTTAGATAGCATGCTAGAGCAGTTATATAAGCAAATATTTAATGTTTCATCACCTAATACTATGGCAGGTAAAATTACTCAGCGTACTCAGTACTTAACGGCTAAAGCATTTGCTGATTTAGTTGCAAGTAATAACGTAAGCCCTGAGGTACAAGCACAGGTTCGCTATTATTTAGTTAAGCTTGGCGAAGATTTTAATCAAAACTCAATGCTGAGCCACACAAGTACTGGTGAAAGCGCGTTTAAGCAATTTTTAGCAGAGCAAATTAAATTGTTTTTAATTAAAGGCGAATGGCCAAGCAATTTTGAAGCTTTACCAATTCCACCAGGTTCACCAATTTAA
- a CDS encoding YggN family protein → MAFLSRSILALSIALSSSTAFAQAQCDVELRHGLIITDDVIRILDKGQTRVQINNNNQLFIRGYWVDLSDDESKVLEQFSNGIRHTVPELVNLATDGVNLGLSAIEHVVEGMSDKEPEVLKTQLQYVERALMDKFKRGDDFFFIAPQSLSQIDDFFTKEISQQIHSAVHGSLGAILVSLGDAFKSREGNIEDRINDMGQRMDIISKEIDKSLQKKAHQLELKASEYCECLNALDVTESRLQAIVPGMADYDLVQIKS, encoded by the coding sequence ATGGCGTTTCTATCTCGTTCGATATTGGCGTTGTCGATAGCACTTTCAAGCAGCACTGCATTTGCTCAGGCCCAATGTGATGTTGAGCTTCGCCATGGTTTAATCATTACTGACGATGTAATACGTATACTTGATAAAGGCCAAACTCGTGTTCAAATTAACAATAATAATCAGCTGTTTATACGTGGTTATTGGGTTGATTTAAGCGATGACGAAAGTAAAGTACTCGAGCAATTTAGTAATGGTATTCGCCACACAGTTCCCGAATTAGTAAATCTTGCTACAGATGGTGTTAACTTAGGTTTAAGTGCAATTGAGCATGTAGTTGAGGGTATGTCTGATAAAGAGCCAGAGGTACTTAAAACACAACTTCAGTACGTAGAACGCGCATTAATGGATAAATTTAAGCGCGGAGATGACTTCTTTTTTATTGCCCCTCAATCTCTTTCTCAAATAGATGACTTTTTCACTAAAGAGATAAGCCAACAAATTCACTCCGCAGTACATGGATCGCTAGGTGCTATTTTAGTATCACTAGGTGATGCCTTTAAATCGCGCGAAGGTAATATAGAAGATCGTATTAACGATATGGGGCAGCGGATGGATATTATCTCAAAAGAGATTGATAAATCACTACAAAAAAAAGCGCATCAGTTAGAGCTTAAAGCTTCAGAATATTGTGAATGCTTAAATGCACTAGATGTAACCGAGTCACGCCTACAAGCAATTGTCCCTGGCATGGCTGATTACGATTTAGTGCAAATTAAATCGTAA